GCCCCCCGAAAGTCCAGGTTCAGAATATAGTCTCCTCTTTCGATTTTTTCAGAGAGTTTGACCTAGAGGCAATTGCAAGAAGCTTCGATAACACGGAGTACGAGCCGGAGGTATTTCCGGGCCTCGTCTTCAGGCTTGATGATCCAAAGGTTGTAATTCTGCTTTTCGTCTCTGGCAAGGGTGTGTGTGCTGGAGCAAAGACGATGGCAGAGATAAAGAGAACCGCCGAAAAAATGGATCGTCTGCTGGGTAACAAGTTCTCCGCAAAGGTCTAATTTAAAGATAGTCCAGTCTACTTTTTAAAAGATGAAGGTCGTCGTCGTTAGATACGGGGAGATTGCCCTAAAAAGCGGGCCTGTGCGCTCCAAATTTGAGAAAATCTTGCTTTCAAACATACGGAGGATGATAAGAAGCTTCGGTCACGCTTATAAAAAATCCGCTAGGATAATCGTGGAAAGCGAATTTCCATGGAAAGTATGTAAAGTCATTTCGAAGATTCCGGGCGTTGTTTCCTGCAGCCCCGCGGTGCGTGTCAGATCTGTTTTACCGGAAATAGTGCAAAACGCCACGAAAATCGCAAAGAGAACGGTGAAAAAAGGTGAGACTTTTGCCGTCCGGACGAGCAGGGAGGGAAAGCACGAGTTCACAAGCATGGATGTCAATAGGATTGTGGGAGAGAGCATTCTCCGTTCGTTGCCCGGTTCTAAGGTAGATCTCTCTAATCCCGATCGCGAAATCTTCATAGATATTCGTGAAGATGAGACATACATCTTCACCGAGAAAATAAGTGGGGTTGGAGGCCTGCCTGTTGGTAGCGAGGGCAAGGCCATATGCATTTTTGATGGGAGCGGCAGGGACGTAAAGGCTGCCTTTTTGATGATGAAAAGAGGTTGCGTCATCCAGATTTTATCCGAAGCGTCAAATGTCCATAGAGCTAAGAGTCTATTGGTTCACCATCCTCATTTGACAGTTTTCATCCTGCCTGAAAGTTTCACAAAGTCGATCAAACAAACACCTCCCCGGCTTAGAACGATCGTCAAAAAGAGGGCTCTCGTCAAGATAGCCGACTTGCTTTCGGTTAGAACGGGTTCTGTTTGCCTAGTACTTCCAGATGGTCTGGAATTTGTTCGAAAATTTGGACTTGAAGGGATTCGTTTTGTTGACGAGGCTTCAAGCAATTCGCCTATACTTCGTCCCCTACTCGGGGGAGATCTGCTGAAAGCGGAGCCAAAGCCTTCAAGTAAAATTTTTCAAATTCAGAAAAAGCGAGTCCTAGAGCTAGAAAGGGAAATCCTTAAAGATTTGGATGGAATTGTGAATTCTCTTGTGAGGAGGAAACTATGAAGCTTGTCGTGAAGCCTGCCGGCGAGATAAAGCCAAACTTCGAGATGTTGCCTTCAAAACTTCATACACAGCTGGCCAGTTCGCTGGCAATGCTCGCGAGAGGAAAAGTGGAAATTCGGTCACCTTTGCAAGTTTCCGACACGCGAGTAATTCTCAAAATTTTGGAGGATCTCGGTTTTCTAGTCAAGAAAAACCAGTCGTCTTGGACAATTTATCCCCCTGACAGGTTGACTCTCGTCAAAAAATCGATCAGTGTTGGAGGATCAGCAACAGCTTTGGCGATGATATCGGCTGCTCTAAGCCTTTTTCAAGTTTCGATTGTGGTTTCTGGAGATTCTTCGCTCAGAGCAAGGAGGATGTCCGGTCTCCTTTCAGCATTTCATAAAATGGGGCTAGACGTTCATTCGACAAAAAAAGATGAAACACCGCCCTTCATCATTTTCGGTGGAGAAGTAAAAGGAGGAAGGATTTCGCTCACAGCCGAGGAAGTAAGATATCTGCCCGCGCTGGCGATTCCAGCTTGCGGGACCACAGAAGAAACCGTTTTCCAATTTCCACAAAAAGGAGCGCAGCCGTATGTAGAACCGGTTCTCGATGTCTTCGGCTCTGCACGTCTGAGAATCGAAAGCATGCGCGAAATATTGTCATTTCCAAAGCAACTTGTTCCAGGATTCACGTACACGGTAAAAGAGGAGCTGTCAAGCTCTGCTCCTTTTGTAATTCTTTCTCTGCTCGGTGGCGAGGAAGTCAAAACGAAGCTAGGCAAAATCTCCGGAAGAGATCAGATATTTTTGTCCGCGCTCAGAAAGTTCGGCGTAAAAATCTCGCAAACCAAGCGCTCTATCTCCATTTATCCCGGCAAACTGAGAGGCACCAATCTAGATATTTCACCAATCCCAGAACTGCTCCCGTTCTTCGCCTTATTTGCGTGCTTTGCGAAAGGTAGAACAATCATCACAGGTATTGAGGCAGCCAAACAGTCGAAATCTAACAGAGCGGAGGCGATCTTTTCAGGCCTGAGGCGCATGGGAGCCGAAGTGATACTCTACAAAGACAAGTTGATCGTCAAGGGACCATGTAAGCTGAAAGGAAGAGAAGTAGATGGGGCAAACGATTACGCCGTGACTGCAACTCTTGCAGTCGCAGGAGCTTTTGCAAATGGAGAAGTTTCGATAACAAACGGACCCGAGGCGTTGAAGCAAGCATATCCGAGCTTTATTTCCACACTTAAGCAAATGGGCGTAGAAACATCATATATCTGAGTCATCATGTTATTAAGTGTTTTCCCCTCTCACTGGGAATAATCTTCAGCTTCCAATTTGGAAAATCTCTTTCAAGTTCCTTGCCTTCAAAAAGTCTGTCGAGGAAAACGGCGAGTGCGGCCACCTCCGAGTGAGGCTGGTTTCCTATTGCTACGTTGTAGTCGGCGAGTTCGAAAACCTCTGCCGGAACCTTAGCTGCTCCAACAACGATCATTAGGTCCTGCTGGCGTAGTTCTTTGATCACGCTAGACACCGGAACACCATACATGGTCAGATGCACAATTTTTCCTTTCTTTTTCTTCCATTCCTCAATCTCTTTTTTCCAAGGAACTCCGCTCTTCACGAAAAAATTTCCACCCCATCTTTCCACGACTTCTGTTATGCTCTTCTCCACTTCTTCATCACGGATGTCAGCGATTATTATTCCGTCCGCTCCAAAGGCCCTTGCAACAAGTCCAACATGTGTTGTAACTCTTTTATCTCTCTCTGGCCTGTGGCCCAATCTCAGAACGACGATCATGTATTCATCCTCAGAGTTTCGATCAAGGTGTCCAAATTTTCACCTTTAAGAGCTGAGATGGGGACAACAGTTGAAGCCGCAGAGTTTAGGATTTTCAACTTCTCCTCAAGTTCTTCGGGGCTTTTCAGCAGATCTATTTTGTTCAAGGCAACCACGATTTTAGCATCTAGATTCTCGAGAAACTGCATGCAAGCTTTATATTTTCTCATCATCTCGTGCACCGGGTCGCTTCCATCCAGAACCAGCAGTATAACATCGGCTAGATAAATCTCCTCGAGGGTGGCTTTAAAGGCCTCGACCACCATCGGTGGCATATCTTCGATGAATCCAACAGTGTCTGTCAGGAGAATTTTCGGGGATTTCTTTAAAGCTCTTGTTCGTGGGGCGAGAGTAGCAAAGTATTTATCGTCCACTTCTGCTCCACCTTCGGTCAGTGCGTTCAGCAGGGTCGATTTTCCAGAATTCGTATATCCCGCCAGCGTCACGAGTTTGAAACCTAGCTTTTTTCTTCTTTTCCTCAAGAGTTCCCTTCTTTTTTCAATGGTTGCGAGTTTCTTTCGAAGACTTACCAACCTTCGTTTTATAGCGTCATAGTGAACTTGAACCTCGTACTCTCCCCCTCCCATTCTACCCGGCTGCTCAACCGCAACTATTGATCTTATTCTTTCTCTTATCCTTGGGAGTTCATACTTGAGCTTGGCATACTCAACCTGAAGTTTCGCGTCGGGGGTTCCAGCACGCATGGCAAAGATCTCCAAAATCAGCTGGACTTTATCTAAAACCTCCACTCCCAATGCCTTGCTTAGGTTAAATGCTTGAGTTGGAGTCAGCTGATTAGCAAAGACAACCCTTTTCGCTCCATGAAGCTTTACTGCTCTTTCTATTTCTTTGACCTTACCTCTACCAATTTGATAAGCCGGGTCGGGCTCTCTAACCTGACTTATCTTTTCCACAACCTCATAACCAAGCGTTCTGGTTAAAGCCTCGATTTCCGGAAGCATTGAAAGCTGACCAGGATTTCTTCGTTCTACCAAGACGACTTTCATCAAATACATCTTGGCTTTATTATTGGAAATAGGTTAACTATTTTTGGTGTGGAGTGATGAGGAAAGCTGCGATTCTCGCGGTATTCATATTCTTGACTCTTCTTCCGGTACCGGTTCAGGCAAGAACAAACCTCATTTACTCGCTTTACCAAATAGAGCTTCTATCCCTAGAGGACACAAATGTGCTTGTTACAGAAACAATAAAATATCTGAACCTTGACCAAACAATCTCTCTTTCTATTCAGAAAAGGATTCCAGCGAGAATGGTTGAGAACATTCAGGTGGTTGATGAAACGGGACCGCTTTCTTTTTCTTCGCGGAGTCTCGATAACTTTACAGAGATAACTTTTTCGACTAGGTGGATCGAGACGGGAAGAGAATATACCATTCGCATCTCTTATGTGCTCACAAAATGGGCTAAAGTCGCCGGTGGAAGTTATATCGTCAGTTTCTGGGGTCTGAAGGAGTTTGACTTTGACTGTCAGCAGTTTTTAATTAAGGTATATGGTCCTCCGGGTTATGTACCATTTCTCTGCGATCTTTCGGCAACTTCGTTTAGGTCTCCTCCATCGTTTTTGTATTCAACAACGATTTCTCGCGGTCGGTCTTTTGCAGGTCTAACAGCCATTTTTTCCAAACGAACATTTTACTCTATTTCGCTCGATTATGAAATAAACGCAGATGTCCGAAATTTGAGTTTAGACGTCATTCTTGTTAATCCTTATGTGGAATGGCAGTTTTCCTCGTTGGTTTCGGCAGATCCAATGCCCTCTGAAGTTTTTTTTGATAAAGATGGAAATCTCCATGGCGTTTTTAAATTTGTGAACCCGGAAGAAGTTTTTAGGCTTAGAATACAACTTTTCTTCGACGTTTCTGTTTACGATCCAGAAATAACATCGGAAAATGTGGAAGGAATATTCGAAATCCCACCGGAGCTAGCGGAGTTTCTTCTACCTACCGAATGGTGGCCATGTGATAACCCAACAATCTTGAGTATTGTAGAACAAATGACTCAAATGGAATCAAATTCTTTTTTGTTAGCCTCAGCTATCATGAAATTCGTTGAAGATAAGCTCTCTTACCAGCAGCAGGAGGTAAGGCGAGGCGTGTTCTGGTCACTGGAAAGTGGAATCGGTGACTGTAGCGAGTATACAGATCTCTTCATCACGTTGGCTAGGGCCTCAGGGCTTCCGGCAAGAGCTCTTTATGGTTGGGCTTACACGACCGAGAATTTTTCCCCTCATGCATTTGCTGAGATTTATCTTCCGATGGTAGGATGGCAGCCAGTCGATCCGAGCTGGGGAGATAGTCACGGAGACTATTTCTGCAGGCTGGACTCCTCACATATTGTAAGATCAAGACGGGGAGTAAACGACTCAGAATCTTGGATAAATGTGAAATATGTTGGAAAGTCGGTTCAGATTTCTGAGAAAGTTTCAGAGGTGAAAATACTTTCGCCCGCCGAGGCTGCACAGTTGTACGTTCAATCCGCACGCACACATTTAGAGATTGCAAGGAATCTAGCACGTGAGAATCGTGAACTCCTCGCCAAGATTTCAGAGGCCGAGCTCGAGTTAGCCTTGGCAGAAATCGCTTTAAATTTTGATGCCACCGTCCATCATGCTAAAAGATCGGTGGAGCTTTCCAACGAGGTCATTCGAGCATGGAAACCTGAGACCCAATTTAGACAACTTTGGATTTTGCTGGTTGTTGGCTCTTTTCTTTTTGGGGTTTTATGCTTGATTGTCTCGTTTAAGTCTAGAAAACGTAAAGGCAGACGTTATCGGACAAGTTGTCTATGAGAGCTAAAGCTATATTACCGAGTTATGTAAGATAAACTGGGGATAGTTTGGCGGAAAAGAACACGCATGAAGAATACGTCACTGATTACATCCAAAGTTTGGAACAGAGAATAAGAGAACTTGAGCGTGAGAAAAGGGAGTTCGAAGCCCGTTGCCTCAGACTGGAGAAGGAAATAGCCTCTTTGAGGAATGAGCTGAGAAGGCTGCAGACACCGCCTCTGCTAACCGCAACTCTAGTAGATCTTCTAGAGGATGGGAGGGCAATTGTCAGAAGCAGTGCAGGTCCGAGTTTCATAGTCCCAGTTCATGGATTTATAAATCATAAAGATTTAAAGCCAGGCGCGCGCGTGGCACTGAATCAAAGAACCTATGCCGTGGTTGAGGTCCTCCCATCAAAAAAGGACCCCTATGTTTTGGGCATGGAAGTGGAAGAAGCGCCACAGGTTACCTATAACGACATAGGAGGACTGGAAGAGCAGATAAGGGAGATAAGGGAAGCTGTGGAGCTTCCGCTTCTCAAACC
This region of Candidatus Hadarchaeales archaeon genomic DNA includes:
- a CDS encoding THUMP domain-containing protein, with translation MKVVVVRYGEIALKSGPVRSKFEKILLSNIRRMIRSFGHAYKKSARIIVESEFPWKVCKVISKIPGVVSCSPAVRVRSVLPEIVQNATKIAKRTVKKGETFAVRTSREGKHEFTSMDVNRIVGESILRSLPGSKVDLSNPDREIFIDIREDETYIFTEKISGVGGLPVGSEGKAICIFDGSGRDVKAAFLMMKRGCVIQILSEASNVHRAKSLLVHHPHLTVFILPESFTKSIKQTPPRLRTIVKKRALVKIADLLSVRTGSVCLVLPDGLEFVRKFGLEGIRFVDEASSNSPILRPLLGGDLLKAEPKPSSKIFQIQKKRVLELEREILKDLDGIVNSLVRRKL
- a CDS encoding tRNA (cytidine(56)-2'-O)-methyltransferase, with the protein product MIVVLRLGHRPERDKRVTTHVGLVARAFGADGIIIADIRDEEVEKSITEVVERWGGNFFVKSGVPWKKEIEEWKKKKGKIVHLTMYGVPVSSVIKELRQQDLMIVVGAAKVPAEVFELADYNVAIGNQPHSEVAALAVFLDRLFEGKELERDFPNWKLKIIPSERGKHLIT
- the hflX gene encoding GTPase HflX, with translation MKVVLVERRNPGQLSMLPEIEALTRTLGYEVVEKISQVREPDPAYQIGRGKVKEIERAVKLHGAKRVVFANQLTPTQAFNLSKALGVEVLDKVQLILEIFAMRAGTPDAKLQVEYAKLKYELPRIRERIRSIVAVEQPGRMGGGEYEVQVHYDAIKRRLVSLRKKLATIEKRRELLRKRRKKLGFKLVTLAGYTNSGKSTLLNALTEGGAEVDDKYFATLAPRTRALKKSPKILLTDTVGFIEDMPPMVVEAFKATLEEIYLADVILLVLDGSDPVHEMMRKYKACMQFLENLDAKIVVALNKIDLLKSPEELEEKLKILNSAASTVVPISALKGENLDTLIETLRMNT
- a CDS encoding transglutaminase domain-containing protein; translated protein: MRKAAILAVFIFLTLLPVPVQARTNLIYSLYQIELLSLEDTNVLVTETIKYLNLDQTISLSIQKRIPARMVENIQVVDETGPLSFSSRSLDNFTEITFSTRWIETGREYTIRISYVLTKWAKVAGGSYIVSFWGLKEFDFDCQQFLIKVYGPPGYVPFLCDLSATSFRSPPSFLYSTTISRGRSFAGLTAIFSKRTFYSISLDYEINADVRNLSLDVILVNPYVEWQFSSLVSADPMPSEVFFDKDGNLHGVFKFVNPEEVFRLRIQLFFDVSVYDPEITSENVEGIFEIPPELAEFLLPTEWWPCDNPTILSIVEQMTQMESNSFLLASAIMKFVEDKLSYQQQEVRRGVFWSLESGIGDCSEYTDLFITLARASGLPARALYGWAYTTENFSPHAFAEIYLPMVGWQPVDPSWGDSHGDYFCRLDSSHIVRSRRGVNDSESWINVKYVGKSVQISEKVSEVKILSPAEAAQLYVQSARTHLEIARNLARENRELLAKISEAELELALAEIALNFDATVHHAKRSVELSNEVIRAWKPETQFRQLWILLVVGSFLFGVLCLIVSFKSRKRKGRRYRTSCL